In bacterium, a single window of DNA contains:
- the mshL gene encoding pilus (MSHA type) biogenesis protein MshL produces the protein MRRALSPTFVLAALLVGCATPNPEAPEEEPFEGVAEAPPPAEPALPDEVRESLMPSFSLALRGEESGATNEPRFDVTVDRAEARQFFMSLVEGTPYSIALAPGVAGEISLALRDVTVEEVLDTLQQAYGYGYEKTRTGFMVLPAGLRTRVFHLDYLNLQRSGSSETRVSAGQISDVVGGDVGQLQGSASGESGAGSRIQTSSKTDLWNEIVASVQSIVGEGEGRSVYASPHAGLLVVRAFPAEQGKVSQYLRRAEANLNRVVILEAKILEVTLNDGFQSGINWAQMATHDGDSAVIGQSGGGSVFENGFSDSRGSSQNIGPPLEDLLAGTAGSAFGGVFSLAIQADKFSAFIELLETQGKVRTLSNPRISTVNNQKAVIKVGSDEFFVTEVSTTTVTGTATTSTPNVTLTPFFSGIALDVTPQISDTDDVILHVHPAITEVTDQTKSFTVADETLELPLAFSTIRESDSIVRARSGQIVVIGGLIQSNARDETSGIPWISRVPWLGRLFEHSRLASRQTELVILLRPMVVDNDVWSGELRSTSGRIDGIWNTGRDRPDREIELDGWLPPQPPVSR, from the coding sequence ATGCGACGCGCCCTCTCGCCGACCTTCGTCCTCGCGGCGCTCCTCGTGGGCTGCGCGACGCCGAACCCCGAAGCTCCGGAGGAGGAGCCGTTCGAAGGCGTCGCCGAGGCTCCGCCGCCGGCTGAGCCCGCGCTCCCCGACGAAGTCCGGGAATCCCTGATGCCGTCCTTCAGCCTGGCGCTCCGCGGCGAGGAGTCGGGGGCGACGAACGAACCCCGCTTCGACGTCACGGTCGATCGCGCGGAAGCACGACAGTTCTTCATGTCCCTCGTCGAAGGCACGCCGTACAGCATCGCCCTCGCCCCGGGCGTCGCCGGCGAGATCTCGCTGGCGCTCCGGGACGTGACCGTCGAAGAAGTGCTCGACACCCTCCAGCAGGCCTACGGCTACGGCTACGAGAAGACCCGAACGGGCTTCATGGTCCTGCCCGCTGGCCTTCGTACGCGCGTCTTCCATCTCGACTACCTGAACCTGCAGCGATCCGGATCCTCCGAGACGCGCGTGAGCGCGGGGCAGATCTCGGACGTCGTGGGCGGAGACGTCGGGCAGCTACAGGGCTCGGCCAGCGGAGAGAGCGGCGCGGGGAGCCGCATTCAGACCAGCAGCAAGACCGACCTCTGGAACGAGATCGTCGCGAGCGTCCAGTCGATCGTAGGCGAGGGGGAAGGCCGCTCCGTCTACGCGAGTCCGCACGCGGGACTGCTCGTCGTGCGAGCGTTCCCGGCCGAGCAGGGAAAGGTCTCGCAGTACCTCCGACGCGCCGAAGCGAACCTGAACCGCGTCGTGATCCTCGAGGCCAAGATCCTCGAGGTGACGCTCAACGACGGCTTCCAGTCCGGAATCAACTGGGCACAGATGGCGACCCACGACGGAGACTCCGCCGTGATCGGCCAGAGCGGCGGCGGCTCCGTCTTCGAGAACGGCTTCTCCGACAGCCGCGGAAGCAGCCAGAACATCGGCCCGCCCCTCGAAGATCTGCTCGCCGGCACCGCCGGAAGCGCCTTCGGCGGTGTCTTCTCGCTCGCGATCCAGGCGGACAAGTTCAGCGCATTCATCGAGCTGCTCGAGACCCAGGGCAAGGTCCGCACCCTCTCCAATCCCCGGATCTCGACCGTCAACAACCAGAAGGCGGTCATCAAGGTCGGCAGCGACGAGTTCTTCGTGACCGAGGTCTCGACGACCACCGTCACGGGCACCGCGACCACGTCGACCCCCAACGTGACGCTCACGCCCTTCTTCTCGGGGATCGCGCTCGACGTCACGCCCCAGATCAGCGACACGGACGACGTGATCCTCCACGTCCATCCCGCGATCACCGAGGTCACGGACCAGACGAAGTCCTTCACGGTCGCGGACGAGACCCTCGAGCTCCCCCTCGCCTTCTCTACCATTCGCGAGTCGGACAGCATCGTGCGCGCCCGATCGGGCCAGATCGTCGTGATCGGCGGACTGATCCAGAGCAACGCGCGCGACGAGACCTCGGGCATCCCCTGGATCAGTCGGGTCCCCTGGCTCGGACGACTCTTCGAGCACTCGCGCCTCGCGAGCCGCCAGACCGAGCTCGTGATCCTGCTGCGGCCGATGGTCGTCGACAACGACGTCTGGAGCGGTGAGCTCCGGTCCACGTCCGGACGGATCGATGGGATCTGGAACACGGGCCGCGATCGACCGGACCGCGAGATCGAACTGGACGGTTGGCTGCCTCCGCAGCCGCCGGTGAGTCGCTAG
- a CDS encoding class I SAM-dependent methyltransferase, giving the protein MAEAFRAKASDPTFSEPWTEALVRRVGRGARVADLGCGPGRDSIALRGLGVETVSMDFSLGMLRAGLADFEGPRVQGDLRWLPFVDDAFGGAWVNASLLHLWPDEVDLALAEIARILRPGGWLHTSVKGGTGDEWEDARYGEPRWFHYWSEDDFDERLARAGFEIHDGDYDEVRSQPWILRQSRLRP; this is encoded by the coding sequence ATCGCCGAGGCCTTTCGCGCGAAGGCGAGCGATCCGACCTTCAGCGAGCCCTGGACCGAAGCGCTCGTCCGTCGGGTCGGGCGCGGGGCTCGGGTCGCGGATCTCGGTTGCGGCCCCGGGCGGGACTCGATCGCGCTTCGAGGGCTCGGCGTCGAGACCGTGTCGATGGACTTCTCGCTGGGCATGCTCCGCGCGGGACTCGCGGACTTCGAAGGTCCGCGGGTTCAGGGCGACCTCCGCTGGCTTCCCTTCGTCGACGATGCCTTCGGGGGCGCCTGGGTGAATGCCTCGCTGCTCCACCTCTGGCCCGACGAGGTCGACCTTGCCCTCGCCGAGATCGCCCGGATCCTGCGGCCGGGCGGCTGGCTGCATACGTCGGTCAAGGGTGGCACCGGCGACGAGTGGGAGGACGCACGCTACGGCGAGCCCCGTTGGTTCCACTACTGGAGCGAGGACGATTTCGACGAACGACTCGCGCGGGCCGGCTTCGAGATCCACGACGGCGACTACGACGAGGTACGTTCCCAGCCCTGGATCCTGCGCCAATCGCGGCTGCGACCCTGA
- a CDS encoding MAPEG family protein: MPELVAMPTITALYAGFLGLMAFVISAAAGRLRGGENGVALGDGGRTDLRVAMRRHANFVETVPLLLILMALLEMNRTPGNVIHGLGVAVVVFRACHAFGMKGDGSNNVLRTIGAGGTAITTIVASIWAITTF, translated from the coding sequence ATGCCCGAGCTCGTCGCGATGCCCACCATCACCGCGCTCTATGCGGGATTCCTCGGCCTGATGGCGTTCGTGATCTCGGCCGCAGCCGGTCGGCTGCGCGGGGGCGAGAACGGCGTCGCCCTCGGCGACGGCGGACGAACGGATCTTCGGGTCGCCATGCGACGGCACGCGAATTTCGTCGAGACGGTGCCGCTGCTCCTGATCCTGATGGCGCTGCTCGAGATGAACCGCACGCCCGGCAACGTGATCCACGGTCTCGGCGTCGCCGTCGTCGTCTTCCGCGCCTGCCATGCCTTCGGCATGAAGGGAGATGGATCGAACAACGTCCTCAGGACGATCGGTGCCGGGGGCACCGCGATCACCACCATCGTCGCCTCGATCTGGGCGATCACGACGTTCTGA
- a CDS encoding diacylglycerol kinase family protein, with protein MARLIPSARTFGNAFRGLGSMLRTEPNARFHLASAILVIAGGLALDLPRIEWMILVLTMAAVLSLEAVNTAIEAIGDAVSPDHNEEIGRAKDVAAGAVLIAAIAAVVIAALVFGHRVLALFASASEGPR; from the coding sequence ATGGCGAGACTCATCCCGTCCGCTCGCACCTTCGGAAACGCCTTCCGCGGGCTCGGTTCGATGCTCCGAACCGAGCCGAACGCGCGCTTCCACCTGGCGAGCGCGATCCTCGTCATCGCCGGCGGTCTCGCCCTCGATCTGCCGCGGATCGAGTGGATGATCCTCGTTCTGACGATGGCCGCGGTCCTCTCTCTCGAAGCGGTCAACACCGCGATCGAAGCGATCGGCGACGCGGTCTCGCCGGACCACAACGAGGAGATCGGGCGCGCGAAGGACGTCGCCGCGGGCGCCGTGCTGATCGCGGCCATCGCTGCGGTCGTGATTGCGGCCCTCGTCTTCGGCCATCGCGTGCTCGCGCTCTTCGCGAGCGCCTCGGAAGGACCGCGTTGA
- a CDS encoding DUF488 family protein: MTARSKRIELVTKRVYEPASDDDGKRILIDRLWPRGLSREKARIDYWAKDAAPSDALRKWYQHDPEKWERFRERYFAELDARPEAVDALRAELVPGRNSIVFGSRERDLNNARALVEYLEAR, from the coding sequence ATGACCGCGCGCTCGAAGCGAATCGAGCTGGTGACGAAGCGCGTCTACGAGCCGGCGTCCGACGACGATGGAAAGCGGATCCTGATCGACCGGCTCTGGCCCCGCGGCCTCTCCCGGGAGAAGGCCCGGATCGACTACTGGGCGAAGGACGCGGCCCCCTCGGATGCACTTCGAAAGTGGTACCAGCACGATCCCGAGAAGTGGGAGCGCTTCCGGGAGCGCTACTTCGCGGAGCTCGACGCCCGGCCGGAGGCGGTCGACGCCCTACGCGCCGAGCTCGTCCCGGGGCGGAACTCGATCGTCTTCGGCTCCCGGGAACGCGACCTCAACAATGCGCGCGCATTGGTCGAATACCTGGAGGCCCGCTGA
- a CDS encoding FMN-binding protein yields the protein MSAPPVLRNAGRVGRLAFLLGVFVAALVPTLASAKVFVSQNQALREAFPDATRIERETKVLVGADFDRIKDLTKDDRPAKVIVLHTAWRDDTVLGYAHIDVHNVRTKPEAFMVVLTPDGIVRSVRVLAFHEPLDYLPTDRWYAQFQGKTREDRMRVGGDIHGVVGATLSAQAASDGVRRMLAYFEVLLKAEPMAAVTEAALVPSADAADEAAPVEP from the coding sequence GTGAGCGCCCCGCCCGTCCTCCGGAATGCCGGACGGGTGGGGCGGCTCGCGTTTCTGCTCGGCGTGTTCGTCGCGGCGCTCGTGCCGACCCTCGCGTCGGCGAAGGTCTTCGTGAGCCAGAACCAGGCGCTGCGCGAAGCATTTCCCGACGCGACCCGGATCGAGCGCGAGACGAAGGTCCTCGTCGGGGCCGACTTCGACCGGATCAAGGATCTCACGAAGGACGACCGTCCGGCGAAGGTGATCGTCCTTCACACCGCCTGGCGCGACGACACCGTCCTCGGCTACGCGCACATCGACGTGCACAACGTGCGGACGAAGCCGGAGGCCTTCATGGTCGTGCTGACGCCCGACGGCATCGTGCGGAGCGTGCGCGTGCTCGCCTTTCACGAGCCCCTCGACTATCTGCCCACGGATCGCTGGTACGCCCAGTTCCAGGGCAAGACCCGGGAAGACCGCATGCGGGTCGGTGGCGACATCCACGGGGTGGTCGGCGCCACGCTGTCCGCCCAGGCGGCGTCGGATGGCGTGCGTCGCATGCTCGCGTACTTCGAGGTGCTCCTGAAGGCCGAGCCCATGGCGGCGGTGACGGAGGCGGCGCTCGTGCCTTCCGCCGATGCCGCCGATGAAGCGGCGCCGGTGGAACCCTAG
- a CDS encoding PilN domain-containing protein has product MAWWKRKKESGDLEAASVGIFVGAREICVVHVDSTLGAPTQILAWETIAYEALEDFALPLRDFVERHGLRGHACRIVIASDGYSLRLVERPANVPDEDLSDATRWLVKDLVEFDVDDAELAILTLPEESRRGRTPHMFVIAARGDFVAAASRAIQDAGLRPIGFDVVETAMVALAQQMPEIVSGSAMLRMDEKASVLTIAQGGDLHLARNLHVDLDAIDRAAQIALSGDSMAPEVMEGVDPLLLDIQRSLDYYESEYGLAPASRLTLLPSTVDTSPLVPILSEALRPLAIEWFEFDSYFAAPSDVPTDLHLSVAMAAGCTTGAMSPIGDALLPTTLRKRRGGFGIASVARMAAAVLVLLSIYLGLATWRAELLETEVSALQSRRDLLAAEVDARVSAAVAGGVEADPEAEIAALSAELDARRSILRDMTQRTSRRDASFSNLLGGLARQDLESIWLQRIRFSSGGDAIEIEGKSLTPEAIPRYLRRLGSDSGFEDRRFRTFLLERRDGRDPAIAFRLATLDDSQSEDLSGKNRDEPSVYGGEGES; this is encoded by the coding sequence TTGGCCTGGTGGAAGCGCAAGAAGGAATCCGGCGACCTCGAAGCAGCCTCGGTGGGCATCTTCGTAGGCGCGCGGGAGATCTGCGTCGTCCACGTCGACTCCACCCTCGGCGCTCCCACGCAGATCCTCGCCTGGGAGACGATCGCCTACGAAGCCCTCGAGGACTTCGCGCTCCCGCTTCGCGACTTCGTCGAACGCCACGGCCTTCGAGGCCACGCGTGCCGTATCGTCATCGCCTCCGATGGCTACAGCCTGCGCCTCGTCGAACGCCCGGCCAACGTCCCGGACGAAGACCTCAGCGACGCGACCCGGTGGCTGGTCAAGGACCTCGTCGAGTTCGACGTCGACGACGCCGAGCTCGCGATCCTCACGCTGCCCGAAGAATCCAGGCGGGGACGCACGCCGCACATGTTCGTCATCGCCGCGCGGGGCGACTTCGTCGCCGCTGCCTCACGGGCGATCCAGGATGCCGGACTTCGGCCCATCGGCTTCGACGTGGTCGAGACGGCAATGGTCGCCCTCGCGCAGCAGATGCCCGAGATCGTCTCGGGATCCGCGATGTTGCGAATGGACGAGAAGGCGAGCGTGCTCACGATCGCCCAGGGCGGCGATCTCCATCTCGCAAGAAACCTCCACGTCGACCTCGATGCGATCGACCGCGCAGCCCAGATCGCGCTCTCCGGCGACTCGATGGCGCCCGAGGTCATGGAAGGCGTGGATCCCCTGCTCCTCGACATCCAGCGATCCCTCGACTACTACGAGAGCGAGTACGGGCTCGCACCGGCCTCGCGACTCACCCTCCTGCCTTCGACGGTCGACACCTCACCGCTCGTTCCGATCCTCAGCGAAGCGCTCCGGCCGCTCGCGATCGAGTGGTTCGAGTTCGACAGCTACTTCGCGGCGCCTTCCGACGTACCCACGGATCTCCACCTGTCCGTCGCGATGGCCGCCGGCTGCACGACCGGGGCAATGAGTCCGATCGGCGACGCACTCCTGCCCACGACCCTCCGCAAGCGACGAGGTGGATTCGGAATCGCCTCCGTCGCGCGAATGGCCGCGGCGGTGCTCGTCCTGCTCTCGATCTACCTGGGGCTCGCGACCTGGCGAGCGGAGCTGCTCGAGACCGAAGTCTCTGCCCTGCAGTCGCGGCGTGACCTCCTGGCGGCCGAGGTCGACGCGCGCGTCTCCGCCGCCGTCGCGGGCGGCGTCGAGGCGGATCCCGAGGCCGAGATCGCGGCCTTGAGCGCCGAGCTCGATGCCCGGCGTTCGATCCTCCGTGACATGACCCAGCGAACCTCTCGACGCGACGCTTCGTTCTCGAACCTCCTCGGTGGACTCGCCCGCCAGGACCTCGAGTCGATCTGGCTGCAGCGAATCCGCTTCTCCAGCGGCGGCGACGCCATCGAGATCGAGGGGAAATCGCTCACGCCCGAGGCGATTCCCAGATACCTCCGTCGTCTCGGAAGCGATTCCGGCTTCGAGGATCGACGGTTCCGGACCTTCCTGCTCGAACGACGCGACGGGCGCGACCCAGCGATCGCCTTTCGCCTCGCGACCCTCGACGATTCGCAGAGCGAGGACCTCTCCGGGAAGAACCGGGACGAGCCGAGTGTCTACGGCGGGGAGGGCGAGTCTTGA
- a CDS encoding DUF1801 domain-containing protein: MKRDVETPKAYLDQLEGDQLALVKALRKAIRRAMPRFDEGLRYGMLDYPGLANVAAQKRYVALYVAPEILKKHRAAFAGVDAGKSCLRFTKPEQADPAALDALLEEVWAWRRAKDD; the protein is encoded by the coding sequence ATGAAGCGGGACGTCGAAACGCCGAAGGCCTACCTCGACCAGCTCGAGGGCGACCAGCTGGCCCTCGTGAAGGCGCTGCGAAAGGCGATCCGCCGGGCGATGCCCCGCTTCGACGAAGGGCTTCGCTACGGGATGCTCGACTATCCCGGGCTGGCGAACGTCGCGGCGCAGAAGCGGTACGTCGCGCTCTACGTCGCGCCGGAGATCCTGAAGAAGCACCGGGCGGCGTTCGCGGGCGTCGATGCCGGCAAGAGCTGCCTGCGTTTCACGAAGCCGGAGCAGGCCGACCCCGCGGCCCTCGACGCCCTCCTCGAGGAAGTCTGGGCCTGGCGCCGAGCGAAGGACGACTGA
- a CDS encoding RNHCP domain-containing protein, translating to MSRRNRRGRRDVSTDFFCKRCRLSMSGSAPGTDHRNHCSQCLWSRHVDERPGDRRSDCRGGMEPIAIWVRPDGEWAIVHRCATCHVVRVNRIAGDDNEHALASLAARPIALPPFPLDRRPVPVRFREEED from the coding sequence GTGAGTCGACGAAACCGTCGCGGACGCCGCGATGTTTCTACGGACTTCTTCTGCAAGCGTTGCCGCCTTTCGATGTCGGGCAGCGCACCTGGAACCGATCATCGAAACCACTGTTCTCAGTGCCTCTGGAGTCGTCACGTCGACGAACGTCCCGGAGACCGGAGATCGGACTGCCGCGGCGGAATGGAGCCGATCGCGATCTGGGTCCGGCCGGACGGGGAGTGGGCGATCGTGCACCGATGTGCGACGTGTCACGTCGTCCGTGTGAATCGGATCGCCGGGGACGACAACGAGCACGCATTGGCTTCGCTCGCCGCTCGTCCGATCGCGCTCCCCCCGTTTCCGCTCGATCGGCGCCCCGTCCCTGTGCGATTTCGCGAGGAGGAGGACTAG
- a CDS encoding FAD:protein FMN transferase: MTTTGTDPRSRRCLRRGRFLAVAALALGCCACVAPSFQFDLREERVVVSDGWLAMGTFFDVDLRVPPSRVDEARAWLDAQRQEIARREAIYSRYDPQSELSQLNAALADERVLRDGARAGPELEAILYEALEVWEGSAGAFDPTVGPLIDLWADAALRGEFPGLDRIRETRRRVGAQSLLLPGDGVVGVTVEDVQIDLDGLAKGVTLDRIGADFRAVFPSSAALFSFGESSVYAVGDPEGRPRGGGWRLEVRSRDDRGTRLSTIQLRDLALSVSSSLGRTSEIGDARISHVVDPRTAVTVEGTVEAVVVSPRAGLADGWSTALLVLGAQRESMRLVERAELEAYVFEQAGRIAATDGWEALEAERAPDAPVEAGPGITPVGFE, translated from the coding sequence ATGACGACGACTGGGACTGATCCTCGGTCGCGGCGCTGCCTTCGGCGAGGTCGCTTTCTGGCGGTCGCAGCGCTCGCGTTGGGCTGCTGTGCCTGCGTCGCTCCGAGCTTCCAGTTCGACCTGCGCGAAGAGCGGGTCGTCGTCTCGGATGGATGGCTCGCGATGGGGACGTTCTTCGACGTCGATCTGCGCGTGCCACCGTCGCGAGTCGACGAGGCGCGTGCCTGGCTCGACGCCCAGCGTCAGGAGATCGCCCGTCGGGAAGCGATCTATTCCCGATACGATCCGCAGAGCGAGCTCTCGCAGCTGAACGCCGCATTGGCCGATGAGCGTGTCCTGCGCGACGGCGCCCGCGCCGGCCCCGAGCTCGAGGCGATCCTCTACGAGGCCCTCGAGGTCTGGGAGGGGAGCGCCGGAGCCTTCGATCCGACGGTCGGCCCCTTGATCGACCTCTGGGCCGACGCCGCCCTTCGAGGCGAATTCCCGGGACTCGACCGGATTCGCGAGACGCGCCGGCGCGTCGGGGCGCAGAGTCTTCTGTTGCCGGGAGACGGCGTGGTCGGCGTGACCGTCGAGGACGTCCAGATCGATCTCGATGGACTCGCGAAGGGCGTGACCCTCGACCGGATCGGCGCGGATTTCCGCGCCGTCTTCCCGAGTTCGGCTGCGCTCTTCAGCTTCGGCGAGAGCAGCGTCTACGCAGTCGGCGATCCAGAGGGCCGACCGCGCGGCGGCGGCTGGCGTCTCGAAGTCCGGTCACGGGATGACCGCGGGACCCGACTCTCGACGATCCAGCTCCGCGACCTCGCCCTCTCGGTCAGCTCGAGCCTCGGGCGGACCAGCGAGATCGGCGACGCGCGTATCTCCCATGTGGTGGATCCGCGCACGGCGGTCACGGTCGAGGGGACCGTCGAGGCGGTCGTCGTCTCTCCGCGCGCAGGCCTCGCCGACGGGTGGAGCACTGCTCTTCTGGTCCTGGGGGCCCAACGCGAGTCGATGCGACTCGTCGAACGGGCGGAGCTCGAGGCCTACGTCTTCGAGCAGGCGGGCCGCATCGCGGCGACCGACGGCTGGGAGGCGCTCGAAGCGGAACGCGCGCCCGACGCTCCGGTGGAGGCCGGGCCGGGCATCACCCCGGTCGGGTTCGAGTAG
- a CDS encoding MmcQ/YjbR family DNA-binding protein, translating to MTFEKLRELFLSYPGVEEGSSYGTPAFKVRKKLLVRVHQKEPALVMKVASLDEQEALIEMDPKVFYITDHYEGYPWVLARTSKLEKSQARAIFEAAWRADASQKQIAELDD from the coding sequence TTGACCTTCGAGAAGCTGCGCGAGCTCTTCCTCTCGTATCCGGGCGTGGAGGAGGGCTCCTCCTACGGCACGCCGGCTTTCAAGGTCCGCAAGAAGCTCCTCGTCCGGGTCCATCAGAAGGAGCCGGCGCTCGTGATGAAGGTCGCGAGCCTCGACGAGCAGGAAGCGCTGATCGAGATGGACCCGAAGGTCTTCTACATCACGGACCACTACGAGGGGTACCCCTGGGTCCTCGCGCGGACGTCGAAGCTCGAGAAGAGCCAGGCGCGGGCGATCTTCGAGGCCGCGTGGCGCGCCGACGCTTCGCAGAAGCAGATCGCCGAGCTGGACGACTAG
- a CDS encoding DUF539 domain-containing protein produces METFLATALFFGLAMAAMAVGVIFSNRELKGSCGGTGRACTCTEEARRDCALADGPQD; encoded by the coding sequence ATGGAAACCTTCCTCGCCACCGCCCTCTTCTTCGGCCTCGCCATGGCTGCCATGGCAGTCGGCGTGATCTTCTCGAATCGAGAGCTGAAGGGGTCCTGCGGTGGGACCGGTCGCGCCTGCACGTGCACCGAGGAAGCGCGCCGCGACTGCGCGCTCGCGGACGGCCCCCAGGACTGA
- a CDS encoding type II secretion system protein M, with the protein MRRLRETFQSEFLRLDEKFQALTTRERAVVGIGAVAVLVLFFDNVLIQPAEAEIKRAEQLSRSIRQEIESLEEKRETLDRVELSPDEIAWRQRRQVLEGALESVNRDIASEVSELVPPEDVVSVLEAMLRSSDGLELVRVASETPHRVGSGALDEAEPSVLDATTSLYRHGMHVELVGDFASTVEYLERVERARWHLLWDRLEYEVIAYPHARITIDLHTLSEVEEWIGV; encoded by the coding sequence TTGAGACGGCTTCGCGAGACCTTCCAGAGCGAGTTCCTTCGTCTCGACGAGAAGTTCCAGGCCCTCACCACTCGCGAGCGCGCGGTGGTGGGCATCGGCGCGGTCGCGGTCCTCGTCCTCTTCTTCGACAATGTCCTGATCCAGCCCGCGGAGGCCGAGATCAAGCGGGCCGAGCAACTCTCCAGGTCGATCCGGCAGGAGATCGAGTCGCTCGAGGAGAAACGTGAGACGCTCGACAGAGTCGAGCTCAGCCCGGACGAGATCGCCTGGCGCCAACGACGTCAGGTGCTCGAAGGGGCGCTCGAGTCCGTCAACCGCGACATCGCGAGCGAGGTCTCCGAGCTCGTCCCGCCCGAAGACGTCGTCTCCGTCCTCGAGGCGATGCTTCGTTCGAGCGACGGCCTCGAGCTCGTCCGGGTCGCGAGCGAAACGCCGCACCGCGTGGGCTCCGGCGCTCTCGACGAAGCGGAGCCGAGTGTCCTCGATGCGACGACGAGCCTCTACCGCCACGGCATGCACGTCGAGCTCGTCGGCGATTTCGCTTCGACCGTCGAATACCTCGAGCGGGTGGAGCGCGCGCGTTGGCACCTCCTGTGGGATCGACTCGAGTACGAGGTGATCGCGTACCCCCACGCGCGCATCACGATCGACCTCCACACCCTGAGCGAAGTGGAGGAATGGATCGGTGTCTGA
- a CDS encoding GFA family protein translates to MSSERLEGGCLCGAVRYTIEGPLGPIGFCHCRTCQKAEGGAFATTARLPRDAVRWQRGEASLRAWESSPGKKRHFCGHCGAKLFAAWDDQDELILRVGSLDGDPGARPLVHIWTEESAPWYALVTRLPTFPRGVPRRSEDGSSPTGRGERR, encoded by the coding sequence ATGTCCAGCGAACGCCTCGAAGGCGGCTGCCTCTGCGGCGCCGTCCGCTACACGATCGAGGGGCCCCTCGGCCCGATCGGCTTCTGCCATTGTCGCACGTGCCAGAAGGCGGAGGGCGGTGCGTTCGCGACGACGGCGCGCCTCCCGCGCGACGCCGTCCGGTGGCAGCGCGGCGAAGCCTCCCTGCGCGCCTGGGAATCGTCGCCCGGCAAGAAGCGCCACTTCTGCGGCCATTGCGGCGCGAAGCTCTTCGCCGCCTGGGACGACCAGGACGAGCTGATTCTGCGGGTCGGCAGCCTGGACGGAGACCCCGGGGCCCGACCGCTCGTCCACATCTGGACCGAGGAGTCGGCCCCCTGGTACGCGCTGGTGACCCGGCTCCCGACCTTCCCGCGCGGCGTCCCTCGGCGCAGCGAAGACGGATCCTCGCCAACGGGTCGAGGAGAGCGACGATGA
- a CDS encoding FAD:protein FMN transferase, with amino-acid sequence MPPPRLVLDAHTLRMIAIAFVLLGALSVHRLWFADDPAAPDVIVVTGETMGTTYQIRVAGEGLGGRIKRDVAAMAEERLARIDGWMSNWNPDSEVSRFNAHASTDPFPVAYETASLVAFAVELGKWTGGAYDISVGPLVALWGFGQGARVGQPPTEEEIHEALGHMGARLLRVGRGTVGGRGFLRKADPALEIDLSSIAKGYGVDFVADGLLDLGREDFMVEIGGEVYAAGERPGGGPWRLAIEKPLDEGRAIQSIVELSNQGMASSGDYRIFYREDGRRISHTIDPRTGRPVENGPAATTVIATSAAEADAWATALMVIGEEDGLALTEEWDIAALILVRGEGDVIEAKSNALFPPTIDPAPPTP; translated from the coding sequence ATGCCTCCTCCGCGACTCGTCCTCGACGCGCATACGCTTCGTATGATCGCGATCGCCTTCGTGCTGCTCGGTGCACTCTCCGTCCACCGACTCTGGTTCGCCGACGATCCCGCCGCCCCGGACGTGATCGTCGTGACGGGAGAGACGATGGGAACGACCTACCAGATCCGGGTCGCCGGCGAGGGACTCGGCGGGCGGATCAAGCGGGACGTCGCGGCGATGGCCGAGGAGCGACTGGCCCGGATCGACGGATGGATGTCGAACTGGAATCCGGACTCCGAGGTCTCGCGCTTCAACGCCCACGCTTCGACCGACCCCTTCCCGGTCGCCTACGAGACCGCAAGCCTCGTCGCGTTCGCCGTCGAGCTCGGCAAATGGACGGGCGGTGCCTACGACATCTCCGTTGGTCCGCTCGTCGCGCTCTGGGGCTTCGGTCAGGGCGCGCGCGTCGGCCAGCCGCCGACCGAAGAAGAGATCCACGAAGCCCTCGGCCACATGGGCGCGCGGCTCCTCAGGGTCGGGCGCGGCACCGTCGGCGGGCGAGGCTTCCTCCGGAAGGCCGACCCCGCCCTCGAGATCGACCTCTCGTCGATCGCCAAGGGCTATGGAGTCGATTTCGTCGCCGACGGCCTCCTCGACCTCGGTCGCGAAGACTTCATGGTCGAGATCGGGGGCGAGGTCTATGCCGCCGGTGAGCGGCCGGGTGGGGGGCCCTGGCGGCTGGCGATCGAAAAGCCGCTCGACGAAGGCAGAGCGATCCAGTCGATCGTCGAGCTCTCGAATCAGGGCATGGCCAGCTCCGGCGACTACCGGATCTTCTATCGCGAAGACGGGCGCCGCATCTCCCACACGATCGATCCGCGGACCGGGCGCCCCGTCGAGAACGGACCCGCGGCGACGACGGTGATCGCCACCTCCGCGGCGGAGGCCGATGCCTGGGCGACCGCGCTCATGGTGATCGGCGAGGAGGACGGCCTCGCCCTCACGGAGGAGTGGGACATCGCCGCGCTCATCCTCGTCCGCGGCGAAGGCGACGTGATCGAGGCGAAGAGCAACGCGCTCTTCCCACCGACGATCGACCCGGCCCCGCCGACCCCCTGA